The Nocardia sp. NBC_00508 nucleotide sequence CCATCGACGCGGTGCTGCGGACCGGCGCGCGGGCGACCACCTATGCCGAACTGGTCGGATCGGCGGTCGGCTAGTGCGGATCGTGCAGATCGCCAACTTCTACACCCCTGCCTCCGGTGGCCTGCGCACCTGCGTCGACGAGATCGGGCGCGGCTATTCGGAAGCGGGACACGACCGTGCGCTCGTCGTGCCCGGCCCGCGCGACGACGACGAGCGCACCCCGTCCGGGCACCGCGTCACGGTGCGCAGCCCGAAGTTCGGCGACGCGGGCTACCACGTGCTCACCGCCCGCCGCACCCGCCCGGTGCTGGATCGGCTCGCCCCGGACGTGCTCGAGTGCAGCGACAAACTCAGCGTCCGCTGGCTCGCACCGTGGGCGCGCGGCGTGGGCGTCCCGCTGGTGTTGTTCTCGCACGAACGGATCGACGCCATCCTGCGCTCCCGGGTTCCGCGCGGTTTCCCGCTCACCACCGCGGCCGATCTGGCCAACCGCCGCCTCTGCGTGCGTGCCGAAAAGGTCGTGGTCACCTCGAGTTTCGCCACCGCCGAGTTCGATCGCGTCGGTGCGCGCAACGTGCGCCGGGTTCCGCTCGGCGTCGACCTCACGACCTTTCACCCCGGAAACCGCCGCGGCGCGGCGCACCCCCACGATCCGGTACGGCTCGTGCTGGTGAGCAGGTTGTCGCGCGAGAAGTGCGCCGAACGCGCCATCCAGGCGGTGCGCGTCCTGGTCGACTCCGGTCTGCGCTGTGCGCTGTCCGTCATCGGCGACGGCCCGCTGCGTTCCCGCCTGGAGCAGCTGGCGGACGGGCTCCCCGTCGTCTTCCATGGCCATTTCACCGACCGGCCCGCCATGGCCGCCCTGATCGCCGAGGCCGACATCGCGGTCTTCCCGTCGCCTGCCGAGACGTTCGGCCTCGCCGTGCTGGAAACGCTGGCCTGCGGCACGCCTGTGGTCGTCCCAGCCGCGGGCGCCGCGCGCGAACTCATCGGCGGACCATGTTCCGGCGTCGTCTGCGACGGTTCACCGCGCGGACTCGCGGAGGGTGTCCGTGAACTGCTCGCCCTGCCCACGGCCCAGCGCCGTCGTGCGGCTCGGGCGGCTGCGGAACGCTTTCCCTGGTCGGCGACGGTCGAGAATATGCTCGCCCTCTACGCCGACTACGAGACCCGAGCCCGCTCGGCCTGACCTCGACCGTTGGTCGCTCCGACCGAATCGCGACCGGGGCTCGCGGGGCGCGACGTAGTTCCGCGACGCGGGCAGGATCGCCTTTCTGGGTTGTGCGACGCACATGCTTCGACGATTCGAAGTGCGATCAGTGACTCATCCGCGACCTGAGCCGCGATGTCCTGGCTCAGTGCATCCGGCGAATCCGGGTGTCGAGCCATCGGCCGTGAGCCGAGCCCGCGAGCGCGGAGATCTCGCCGGTCGGCTCATTCGGGATAGCACACCCCGGTGAGCTTCTCAGAGACCTCCCACAGGCGGGTCTGTCTCTGACGGTCATGCGAGCGAGAGGTCGACTTCACCCGCGTGGGATAGCCCTGGATTTCGAAAAGACCGGCAGGACCGTAGTATTCGCTGCCTGTTGCGTTGGGGTCGGTGGCGGCGCGAAGGGTGGGTAGTGCGCCCATGGCCGGGCTGCGGCCGAAGAGGCGGGCGATAGCCGAGTTCGGCAGCCGGAACGCCGCCGGGGAGTAGCGAAAGACCTCGGTGCTCGCGCCGCCTGGGTGGGCGGCCACAGCGGTTGCCCGGGTGTTGGCGAGGCGGCGGTCGAGCTCGTAGGTGAACAGCAGGTTCGCCAGTTTCGACTTGCCATAGGCATTTCCGATGGCGGCGGCCGGGTCACCGGGGTCGATGCGGCCGAAGCGGTGGCCGATGCTGCTCACGGTGACGATGCGCGCCGCGGGGGATGCGGTGATGCGGTCCAGGAGCAGGCCGGTGAGAGCAAAGTGGCCGAGGTGGTTGATGCCGAACTGGATCTCGAAGCCGTCCTCGGTGGTGCCGGACCGGCCGGTGACGCCGGCGTTGTTGATCAGCAGGTCGATGCGGTCGTAGCGGCCGCGGATCGTCTCGGCCGCGGCACGGACCGAGGTGAGCGAAGCCAGATCGAGTTTTGCCGTTTCGATCGAGGCGCTGGGCACGTGCTGGGTGATGCGGTGGGCGGCGTCCGCGGCCTTGTCCGGGTTCCGGCAGGCGAGGACGACGGTGGCGCCGTGTTCGGCCAGCGCTCGCGCCGTCTCGAAGCCGAGTCCGGTGTTGGCGCCGGTGACGACGGCGATCCGCCCGCGCTGGTCGGGTATGTCTGCTTCGGTCCATTTTCTCATTGACTCGCTCCTAATGTGAACGACACGTTCAGGTTAAAGTGAACCAGTAATTCATGTTGTCTGCAAGATTGATCTGGAAGGATGCGGCGAGATGACTGCTCAACCCAGGCGGGCGGATGCGCTGCGCAACCGCCAGGCGATCCTCGCGGCCGCACGCGAACTCGTGAGCGAACGAGGGCCCGACATCGGCATGGACGAGATCGCCGCGGCCGCAGGTGTTGCGGTGGGCACGTTGTATCGGCATTTTCCTGCCAAGAAAGACCTGATCGAAGCCATCGTGGCCGACCTGACCGCGGCAATCGGCGAATCACTGGACTCGGCGCTCACCCGGGTCGAGGATGGTACGAGTTCCGCCGTCGATGAGATCGCCGCGCTATTGCGTAGTGTGGTGATCGACATGCGACAGGAGCGCCTGTTCAGGTTCGCCGTCACCGGACTTGCCGGTGATTCGTTGCGGGAACTCCAGCAGCGTGGCCGCGTCGCTGTCGAGCGCCTCGTTGTCATGGCCCATCGCGCCGGCTCGCTCTATCCCGACATCACCGCCGACGACGTGATCCTGCTCTTGGCCACCGCGCCTGCCGATGCCGCAGCGGAGGCCGAGCAACTACGGTGGATGACTCTGGCGCGTCGCGCTCTGACACCGAATCCCGTGCCGAACTCCCAACGGTGACAGCTGCGGAGAGCGCAGTGGGCCGAAGGTGTGGAGCTGCGCTCCTGTGCGGCGCGGCGTTCGCGACTACGCGACCTGGGCCCGTGCCGCATCACCCGCCACTTCCGCGGAACGATCCCGCTCGTCGTGCAGCGTCGGCGAGTTCGCCAATAGCGCGACCCCCGCGATCACCAACGTGGCCGCGCACGCCAGGACTGGCAGGTGTGGTTGCACCGTCGCCGTGAAGAGGATCGACCCGGCCAGGTAGCTGAGTACCGGGTCGGTGATCGTCATCGCCGTCAGCGCCGTAGGCAGCGATCCGCGGGCGTACGCCTCCTGGGTCAGCACGCCGCCCAGAAACGCCGACAGCGGGATACCTAGCAACGCCCAGCTCGGTTCCGGCAGCCTGCTCGTCGCCAGCACCACCAGCACCGCCGTCGTGGCGAAACAGCATCCGGCGGCCACCGCCACCAGCGCGGAGCGCAGCTGGGTGGAGCTGGCCAGCCGGGACGCGCCGAACAGCAGGACAATCGCGACGGCCACAGCGGCGCCCGCCTCGGGCAGTAGTCGCGATTCCACCGCCGAGTGCGGGGAAACCCCCTGTGCGACAAGCAGAATCAGGCCCGCGCACACCGCGGTCGTCCCCGCCCAGTCCCGCGCGAGCAGTGCGCGGCCACGCCGCACCGCCGCCAACGGCAAAGCGAACAGCAATTGCACGACCAGCAGCGCCTGCACCACCGCGATCCCGCCGAAACGCAGTGCGACCGCGTGCACGACGAACCCCGCCACGTTCGCGCCCTGCCCGGCCAGCCAGCGGCGGTCGGTGATCAGCCTGCGGGCGATCGCGGCGACCACCAGGAACCGTCCCTGTCCGGAGCCGGTGGCCGCCTGCCGCGCCGCGCCCTGTTGCAGCGCCGCCGACACCGCGAACAGCAACGCGGCCAGCAACGCCAGGGTGACTGTCGCCACCGCGCCGACGGACCCGAAACCGAGTTCCTGCACTCTGCCGATGCTGGTCTACCTGGATGAACGCAGGATGGCGTCCGCTCGGCGGGTGGACGACGGCTCGGCCGACCACCCCGGTTCCGGGGTCTGGACGCCGATCCGGGCAAACTCGATAGTCCTATGGTGAGCGAACGACCTGTCCTGTTGCGCGCCCTGTGCGGGCTGCTGCTCCTGCTGGGAGCTATCACCCCGGTTACGGCGAACGCCGAGCCGCTCCGGGTGCCATTTCAGTGGAAGCAGGCGTTCATCGACAGCACCGACGGCACCCGGCTGCATGCGGACATCGTGCGCCCGGCCGGTATCTCCGAGGACACTCGCACTCCCGTCATCCTCACGGTCAGCCCGTATCGCGCGCATTCGGCGTACCTGAGCGAGCCGCGCCTGACCGGCGGCCCATCCACCGACAACCTCAGCGCCGAGCTGTTCCTGAACGCCGGCTACACCTACGTGATC carries:
- a CDS encoding glycosyltransferase, whose translation is MRIVQIANFYTPASGGLRTCVDEIGRGYSEAGHDRALVVPGPRDDDERTPSGHRVTVRSPKFGDAGYHVLTARRTRPVLDRLAPDVLECSDKLSVRWLAPWARGVGVPLVLFSHERIDAILRSRVPRGFPLTTAADLANRRLCVRAEKVVVTSSFATAEFDRVGARNVRRVPLGVDLTTFHPGNRRGAAHPHDPVRLVLVSRLSREKCAERAIQAVRVLVDSGLRCALSVIGDGPLRSRLEQLADGLPVVFHGHFTDRPAMAALIAEADIAVFPSPAETFGLAVLETLACGTPVVVPAAGAARELIGGPCSGVVCDGSPRGLAEGVRELLALPTAQRRRAARAAAERFPWSATVENMLALYADYETRARSA
- a CDS encoding TetR/AcrR family transcriptional regulator; translated protein: MTAQPRRADALRNRQAILAAARELVSERGPDIGMDEIAAAAGVAVGTLYRHFPAKKDLIEAIVADLTAAIGESLDSALTRVEDGTSSAVDEIAALLRSVVIDMRQERLFRFAVTGLAGDSLRELQQRGRVAVERLVVMAHRAGSLYPDITADDVILLLATAPADAAAEAEQLRWMTLARRALTPNPVPNSQR
- a CDS encoding DMT family transporter, with amino-acid sequence MQELGFGSVGAVATVTLALLAALLFAVSAALQQGAARQAATGSGQGRFLVVAAIARRLITDRRWLAGQGANVAGFVVHAVALRFGGIAVVQALLVVQLLFALPLAAVRRGRALLARDWAGTTAVCAGLILLVAQGVSPHSAVESRLLPEAGAAVAVAIVLLFGASRLASSTQLRSALVAVAAGCCFATTAVLVVLATSRLPEPSWALLGIPLSAFLGGVLTQEAYARGSLPTALTAMTITDPVLSYLAGSILFTATVQPHLPVLACAATLVIAGVALLANSPTLHDERDRSAEVAGDAARAQVA
- a CDS encoding oxidoreductase, producing MRKWTEADIPDQRGRIAVVTGANTGLGFETARALAEHGATVVLACRNPDKAADAAHRITQHVPSASIETAKLDLASLTSVRAAAETIRGRYDRIDLLINNAGVTGRSGTTEDGFEIQFGINHLGHFALTGLLLDRITASPAARIVTVSSIGHRFGRIDPGDPAAAIGNAYGKSKLANLLFTYELDRRLANTRATAVAAHPGGASTEVFRYSPAAFRLPNSAIARLFGRSPAMGALPTLRAATDPNATGSEYYGPAGLFEIQGYPTRVKSTSRSHDRQRQTRLWEVSEKLTGVCYPE